One window from the genome of Micromonospora aurantiaca ATCC 27029 encodes:
- a CDS encoding isochorismatase family protein, producing the protein MANALIIVDVQNDFCEGGSLAVGGGAGVAAGISRLLAAEPDRWDHVVATKDYHVDPGAHFGDPPDYVDSWPRHCVVGTSGSEFHPELVTDRVEVIFHKGEHAAAYSGFEGHAPDGECLADWLRRHDVDRVDVVGIATDHCVRATALDAAREGFRTTVLLDLTAAVAPDTLDVALRALDGAGVTMVGEPVITAA; encoded by the coding sequence ATGGCGAACGCCCTGATCATCGTGGACGTGCAGAACGACTTCTGCGAGGGCGGCTCCCTCGCGGTCGGTGGCGGAGCCGGCGTGGCCGCCGGCATCTCCCGGCTGCTGGCCGCCGAGCCGGACCGGTGGGACCACGTGGTCGCGACCAAGGACTACCACGTCGACCCGGGCGCGCACTTCGGCGACCCGCCGGACTACGTCGACTCCTGGCCCCGGCACTGCGTGGTCGGCACCTCCGGTTCCGAGTTCCACCCCGAGCTGGTGACCGACCGGGTGGAGGTGATCTTCCACAAGGGCGAGCACGCGGCCGCGTACTCCGGTTTCGAAGGCCATGCGCCCGACGGCGAGTGCCTGGCCGACTGGCTGCGCCGCCACGACGTGGACCGGGTCGACGTGGTCGGCATCGCCACCGACCACTGCGTGCGCGCGACCGCCCTGGACGCCGCCCGGGAGGGCTTCCGGACCACTGTGCTGCTGGACCTGACCGCCGCTGTCGCGCCGGACACGCTCGACGTGGCGCTGCGGGCGCTCGACGGCGCCGGGGTGACAATGGTGGGCGAGCCTGTGATCACTGCCGCTTGA
- the ctaD gene encoding aa3-type cytochrome oxidase subunit I has product MTTVAPKPVVTRPWPVREPVKGSAIARLLRTTDAKQIGIMYMVTAFVFFMIGGLMALIMRAELARPGLQFLSPEQYNQLFTMHGTIMLLFFATPIVFAFANYVVPLQIGAPDVSFPRLNAFAYWLYLFGGTLATAGFIAPGGAADFGWTAYTPLSTADHAPGVGANMWVVGLAISGLGTILGAVNLITTILTLRAPGMTMFRMPIFTWNMLVTSLLAILVFPLLAAALFALAADRLMGAHVYDPATGGPMLWQHLFWFFGHPEVYIIALPFFGIISEIIPVFSRKPIFGYKGLVAATIAIAALSMSVWAHHMFATGQVLLPFFSFLSYLIAVPTGMKFFNWIGTMWRGQITFETPMLFSIGFLVTFLFGGLTGVLLASPPLDFHLHDSYFVVAHFHYVLFGTIVFAVFAGIYFWFPKMFGRMLDERLGKIHFWLTMIGFHTTFLVQHWLGNEGMPRRYADYQAADGFTTLNTISTIGAFITGISTLPFIWNCWKSYKTGPVVEVDDPWGHGNSLEWATSSPPPLRNFDRMPRIRSERPAFDAKFPELAAGQSLAGPPEGGAKPLTSEVNGGASYQEDTAGNLDQR; this is encoded by the coding sequence GTGACCACCGTCGCACCCAAGCCGGTCGTGACCCGGCCCTGGCCGGTCCGGGAGCCGGTCAAGGGGTCGGCCATCGCGCGGCTGCTGCGCACCACGGACGCGAAGCAGATCGGGATCATGTACATGGTCACCGCGTTCGTGTTCTTCATGATCGGTGGCCTGATGGCCCTGATCATGCGCGCCGAACTCGCGCGACCGGGCCTGCAGTTCCTGTCGCCCGAGCAGTACAACCAGCTCTTCACGATGCACGGCACGATCATGCTGCTGTTCTTCGCGACGCCGATCGTGTTCGCCTTCGCGAACTACGTGGTGCCGCTGCAGATCGGCGCGCCGGACGTGTCGTTCCCCCGGCTCAACGCCTTCGCCTACTGGCTGTACCTGTTCGGTGGCACGCTCGCCACCGCGGGCTTCATCGCCCCGGGCGGCGCGGCCGACTTCGGCTGGACCGCGTACACGCCGCTGAGCACCGCCGACCACGCCCCGGGCGTGGGCGCGAACATGTGGGTCGTCGGCCTGGCCATCTCCGGTCTGGGCACGATCCTCGGCGCGGTCAACCTGATCACCACGATCCTGACCCTGCGCGCGCCCGGCATGACCATGTTCCGGATGCCGATCTTCACCTGGAACATGCTGGTCACCAGCCTGCTGGCGATCCTGGTCTTCCCGCTGCTGGCCGCCGCGCTGTTCGCGCTCGCCGCGGACCGCCTGATGGGCGCCCACGTGTACGACCCGGCGACCGGCGGGCCGATGCTGTGGCAGCACCTGTTCTGGTTCTTCGGTCACCCCGAGGTGTACATCATCGCGCTGCCGTTCTTCGGCATCATCAGCGAGATCATCCCGGTGTTCTCCCGGAAGCCGATCTTCGGCTACAAGGGCCTGGTGGCCGCCACCATCGCCATCGCCGCCCTGTCGATGAGCGTCTGGGCGCACCACATGTTCGCCACCGGCCAGGTGCTGCTGCCGTTCTTCAGCTTCCTGAGCTACCTGATCGCCGTGCCCACCGGTATGAAGTTCTTCAACTGGATCGGCACCATGTGGCGGGGCCAGATCACCTTCGAGACGCCGATGCTGTTCTCGATCGGCTTCCTGGTGACCTTCCTCTTCGGTGGTCTCACCGGTGTGCTGCTGGCCAGCCCGCCGCTCGACTTCCACCTGCACGACTCGTACTTCGTGGTGGCGCACTTCCACTACGTGCTCTTCGGCACCATCGTGTTCGCGGTGTTCGCCGGCATCTACTTCTGGTTCCCGAAGATGTTCGGCCGGATGCTCGACGAGCGGCTCGGCAAGATTCACTTCTGGCTGACCATGATCGGCTTCCACACCACGTTCCTGGTGCAGCACTGGCTGGGCAACGAGGGCATGCCGCGCCGGTACGCCGACTACCAGGCCGCCGACGGCTTCACCACGCTGAACACGATCTCCACGATCGGCGCGTTCATCACCGGTATCTCGACGCTGCCGTTCATCTGGAACTGCTGGAAGTCGTACAAGACCGGCCCGGTCGTCGAGGTCGACGACCCGTGGGGCCACGGCAACTCGCTCGAGTGGGCCACCAGCTCCCCGCCGCCGCTGCGCAACTTCGACCGGATGCCGCGCATCCGCTCCGAGCGGCCGGCGTTCGACGCGAAGTTCCCCGAGCTGGCCGCCGGGCAGAGCCTGGCCGGTCCGCCCGAGGGTGGCGCGAAGCCGCTGACCAGCGAGGTCAACGGTGGCGCCAGCTACCAGGAGGACACCGCAGGCAACCTCGACCAGCGCTGA
- a CDS encoding MFS transporter yields the protein MAPEVRTVVNLKPYREALALPGLRSLLLVSVLARVPLTATGVTLTFYVVLDLGRGYGAAGLVGAASTVGAAVGAPLLGRLIDRRGLRPVLVLTTVAEALFWSAAPTLPYPVLLPAAFFAGLLALPIFSMVRQSIAALVPVEKRRPAYALDSMAVELSFMVGPALAVALATAVTPRLTLWAVGAGIVASGICFWLLDPPIRAADEPAGPPRPVHRREWLTPRLLAVLAVSLAATLVLGGTDVAVVAVLRSGGEVGWTGAVLAAWAVASLAGGFAYGAVRRSFSPLALMAALSLTTIPVGLGGSHWWLLCLALIPAGALCAPTIASTSDAVSRLAPPSVRGLAMGLHGSAVTVGIALGAPLAGAVIDASAPAWGFVVTGAIGALVALAVLPIELRHRRTPVDAPPVDPDLALASR from the coding sequence ATGGCGCCGGAGGTACGGACCGTCGTGAACCTGAAGCCTTACCGGGAGGCGCTCGCCCTACCCGGTCTCCGATCGTTGCTGCTGGTGTCGGTGCTGGCCCGTGTGCCGCTGACCGCCACCGGGGTGACGCTCACCTTCTACGTGGTGCTCGACCTGGGCCGCGGCTACGGCGCCGCCGGCCTGGTCGGTGCCGCGTCGACGGTCGGCGCGGCGGTCGGCGCCCCGCTGCTCGGGCGGCTCATCGACCGCCGTGGGCTCCGCCCGGTGCTGGTGCTCACCACCGTCGCCGAGGCGCTGTTCTGGTCCGCCGCGCCCACGCTGCCGTACCCGGTGCTCCTACCGGCCGCGTTCTTCGCCGGGCTGCTCGCACTGCCGATCTTCTCGATGGTCCGCCAGTCGATCGCCGCGCTCGTGCCGGTGGAGAAGCGCCGCCCCGCGTACGCGCTGGACTCGATGGCCGTGGAGTTGTCGTTCATGGTCGGCCCGGCACTCGCCGTGGCACTGGCCACCGCCGTCACGCCGCGCCTGACGCTCTGGGCGGTCGGCGCCGGGATCGTCGCCTCCGGCATCTGCTTCTGGCTGCTCGACCCGCCGATCCGGGCCGCCGACGAGCCGGCCGGGCCCCCGCGCCCGGTGCACCGCCGCGAGTGGCTCACCCCGCGCCTGCTCGCCGTCCTGGCGGTCAGCCTCGCCGCCACGCTGGTGCTCGGCGGCACCGACGTCGCGGTGGTAGCCGTGCTCCGGTCCGGTGGCGAGGTCGGCTGGACCGGCGCCGTGCTGGCCGCCTGGGCGGTCGCCTCGCTGGCAGGTGGCTTCGCCTACGGCGCGGTACGCCGCTCGTTCTCCCCGCTGGCGCTGATGGCCGCGCTGAGCCTCACCACCATCCCGGTCGGGCTGGGCGGGTCGCACTGGTGGCTGCTCTGCCTGGCGCTGATCCCGGCCGGTGCGCTCTGCGCCCCCACCATCGCGTCCACCTCCGACGCGGTCAGCCGGCTGGCCCCGCCCTCCGTCCGAGGGCTGGCCATGGGCCTGCACGGCTCCGCCGTGACGGTCGGCATCGCGCTCGGCGCGCCGCTGGCCGGCGCGGTGATCGACGCCTCCGCGCCCGCGTGGGGCTTCGTGGTCACCGGCGCGATCGGCGCGCTGGTGGCGCTGGCGGTGCTCCCGATCGAGCTGCGCCACCGCCGCACCCCGGTCGACGCCCCGCCCGTGGACCCCGACCTGGCCCTCGCCTCCCGCTGA